The following coding sequences are from one Limnobacter sp. SAORIC-580 window:
- the tssG gene encoding type VI secretion system baseplate subunit TssG: MSALKPPAPNFFALLRQIEHAHSGKPLLGKSLRLRDDPVRLGQRPYLDFATQDFKREDTIVAGRLGAIPKLYIQNFGLLGPNGALPLHYTEHAYTRIHQWNDPTFAEFLDIFHHRAYLLFYRAWAESQPHIAYHRKTFNPFAQHLNSLVGHGASSSWWREALPTHFRASLAAHFTRRSKTQEGLANSLSALTGLPVQIFPFQAQWLQLPVQAGPQVLGRGAMLGSRVWCAQSKIKIDIGPMAYSAYQQLLPATEGRKRLVQAAHAYLGLEFDCEFALQISPDKIPQACLDGTAQLGRTAWLGELQLHKRAQKPTTVRMKCPAVPTYSSLSRSSA, from the coding sequence ATGAGCGCGCTCAAACCACCTGCCCCGAATTTTTTTGCCTTGCTGCGGCAAATTGAACATGCCCATTCGGGTAAGCCTTTGCTTGGAAAATCATTGCGTCTGCGTGATGACCCTGTGCGTTTGGGGCAGCGCCCCTACCTTGATTTCGCCACGCAAGATTTCAAACGCGAAGACACCATTGTGGCTGGGCGTTTGGGTGCGATTCCAAAGTTGTACATCCAGAATTTCGGTTTGTTGGGCCCCAATGGCGCCTTGCCACTGCATTACACAGAACATGCCTACACGCGGATTCACCAGTGGAATGACCCCACATTCGCCGAGTTTCTGGATATCTTTCACCATCGGGCTTATTTGTTGTTTTACAGGGCATGGGCCGAGTCGCAACCACATATTGCCTATCACCGCAAAACGTTCAATCCGTTTGCGCAGCATTTGAATAGTTTGGTGGGCCATGGTGCATCATCCAGCTGGTGGCGCGAGGCCTTGCCCACTCATTTTCGCGCCAGTCTGGCAGCGCACTTCACCCGGCGAAGCAAAACACAGGAAGGCCTGGCCAACAGCCTGTCGGCATTGACTGGTTTGCCAGTGCAAATTTTTCCCTTTCAGGCGCAATGGCTGCAATTGCCTGTGCAGGCTGGCCCACAAGTGCTTGGGCGTGGGGCCATGCTTGGCAGCAGGGTGTGGTGTGCGCAAAGCAAAATAAAAATTGATATTGGTCCCATGGCCTACAGCGCTTACCAACAACTGTTGCCCGCCACCGAAGGCCGCAAGCGCCTTGTGCAGGCGGCCCATGCCTACCTGGGGCTTGAATTTGATTGTGAATTTGCACTTCAAATCAGCCCTGACAAAATTCCGCAAGCTTGCCTTGACGGCACAGCCCAGTTGGGGCGCACGGCATGGCTGGGTGAACTACAGCTGCACAAACGCGCGCAAAAGCCGACCACCGTTCGCATGAAATGTCCTGCGGTTCCCACCTATTCTTCATTGTCCAGGAGTTCAGCATGA
- the tssF gene encoding type VI secretion system baseplate subunit TssF, with the protein MDPRLLQFYIQELAHVRDTGAEFAARFPKVASRLAMDATEVQDPYVERLLEGFAFLTARVQLRLNEEFPRFTEQLLNCISPNFLAPVPAMGVVQLNPNHSDVALKKGISLSAGTVLQSQVAKGINTPCKFRVGHSLTLWPLVIQAIEHGPFKAHVPTMRGGKQPRSALLVTIENSTHSALSQLPLDELDFHVSCGDEYAYALLERLCHQTVSVGIRAPEQVDWQWLPLPCVAALGLDDSQALLPVHSNQFSGMRLLQEFFAFPARFLFFRVQGLRRFLASCQHSTFQLAFCFAEPNTELDRVVGVDSLALNCTPVVNLFEQNCDRVLLDERLHEVQVQPNRSKPHDFEVHSVLGVQGYGQNKVQELPPLYAVSTQANTHNDCETPRFVHRRVPTLLSEKQVREGGRSSYSGSDVYLGLTLPTGEFIQTHGLEQLAVKALCTNRDLPLLVPVGQGPTDLAWPGNLPVHSIRFLRGPSRPKAAMYGGQSCWQLIEHLSLNYLGLIDQDALALGQLLALHADPAQQAHQHMARAILAVESQPLVSRVVRQGRPAVVRGLLVTLTLDELALQGTGALVLGSVLAFYLASHVSVNSFVQTRVRLHSTGAVFDFPARSGNRPLL; encoded by the coding sequence ATGGACCCGCGTTTACTTCAGTTTTATATCCAGGAACTTGCTCACGTGCGCGACACGGGTGCCGAGTTCGCTGCACGTTTTCCTAAAGTTGCGTCGCGCCTTGCGATGGATGCAACCGAGGTACAAGACCCCTATGTAGAAAGATTGCTTGAGGGGTTTGCTTTCTTGACTGCCCGGGTTCAGCTTCGCTTGAACGAGGAGTTTCCGCGGTTTACCGAGCAATTGCTCAACTGCATCAGCCCGAATTTTTTAGCCCCTGTGCCCGCCATGGGGGTGGTGCAACTCAATCCCAATCACAGCGATGTTGCCCTGAAAAAAGGCATTTCACTTTCAGCCGGCACCGTGCTGCAAAGCCAGGTGGCCAAGGGCATCAACACGCCCTGCAAGTTCAGGGTTGGGCACAGTTTAACCTTGTGGCCCTTGGTCATTCAGGCCATTGAACACGGCCCTTTCAAGGCCCATGTGCCAACCATGCGGGGTGGCAAGCAGCCACGGTCAGCTTTGCTGGTCACCATCGAGAATTCAACGCACTCTGCATTGTCCCAACTGCCATTGGATGAACTCGATTTTCATGTCAGTTGTGGTGATGAATACGCCTATGCACTCTTGGAAAGGTTGTGTCATCAAACTGTCTCGGTTGGCATTCGTGCACCTGAACAAGTCGATTGGCAATGGTTACCTCTTCCGTGTGTTGCTGCTTTGGGGCTTGATGATTCTCAGGCACTGCTCCCGGTCCATTCAAACCAGTTCAGTGGCATGCGTTTGTTGCAGGAGTTTTTTGCGTTTCCGGCCCGATTTCTGTTTTTCCGTGTTCAAGGTTTAAGGCGTTTTCTGGCCAGTTGCCAGCATTCCACATTTCAGCTGGCCTTCTGTTTTGCCGAGCCAAATACCGAGCTAGACCGTGTTGTGGGAGTGGATTCATTGGCCTTGAATTGCACCCCTGTGGTCAATTTGTTTGAACAGAATTGCGACCGCGTGTTGCTGGATGAACGTTTGCATGAAGTCCAAGTGCAGCCCAATCGCAGCAAGCCACACGATTTTGAAGTGCATTCGGTGCTGGGCGTACAGGGGTACGGGCAAAACAAGGTGCAGGAATTGCCGCCCTTGTATGCGGTGTCGACCCAAGCCAACACCCATAACGATTGTGAGACCCCCAGATTCGTACACCGGCGTGTGCCCACTTTGCTGTCAGAAAAACAAGTGCGCGAGGGTGGTCGTTCCTCGTACTCAGGCAGTGATGTTTATCTTGGCCTTACCTTGCCCACTGGTGAATTCATTCAAACACATGGGCTTGAACAGCTGGCGGTGAAGGCTTTGTGTACCAATCGGGATTTGCCCCTGCTGGTGCCAGTGGGGCAAGGGCCCACAGACCTGGCCTGGCCTGGCAACTTGCCCGTTCACTCCATTCGCTTTTTGCGCGGCCCCAGCCGTCCAAAGGCGGCCATGTATGGCGGGCAAAGTTGCTGGCAGTTGATCGAGCACCTGTCACTGAACTACCTCGGCTTGATCGATCAAGATGCCCTGGCTTTGGGGCAGCTTTTGGCCTTGCACGCCGACCCTGCGCAGCAGGCTCATCAACACATGGCCAGGGCGATTTTGGCAGTTGAATCGCAGCCACTGGTGTCGCGTGTTGTCCGCCAAGGCAGGCCGGCTGTGGTGCGTGGCTTGCTGGTTACGCTCACACTGGATGAACTGGCCTTGCAGGGCACTGGTGCCCTGGTGCTGGGCAGTGTGCTGGCCTTCTACCTTGCAAGCCATGTGTCGGTGAATTCATTTGTGCAAACCCGGGTACGTCTGCACAGCACGGGTGCAGTGTTTGATTTTCCTGCACGGTCGGGCAACCGGCCTTTGCTGTAG
- the tssE gene encoding type VI secretion system baseplate subunit TssE gives MSKSRDALQPALLDRLQDDEPAIQTESANRRFITKEALRQLVLRDLEQLLNATRVLDSKCLEGQPQLNESVLAYGMPPVAGKIASMIDVKDFERTVANLIRRFEPRIDGNSLKVTAETQQGLMHLHNVIGLRISGLLWAQPYPIELMLRTEVDLETGKVLLLPLSGF, from the coding sequence ATGAGTAAGTCTCGGGACGCGCTGCAACCAGCCTTGCTGGATCGTCTTCAGGATGACGAGCCCGCCATTCAAACTGAATCTGCCAATCGCCGCTTCATTACCAAAGAAGCGCTGCGTCAGCTGGTGCTGCGCGATCTCGAACAGTTGCTGAATGCAACCCGTGTTCTTGACAGCAAGTGTCTTGAGGGTCAGCCGCAATTGAATGAGTCTGTGCTGGCTTATGGCATGCCCCCGGTGGCCGGAAAAATTGCATCCATGATCGATGTCAAAGATTTTGAACGAACCGTGGCCAATCTTATTCGGCGATTCGAACCACGAATCGACGGGAATTCATTGAAAGTAACAGCGGAAACCCAACAAGGTTTGATGCATTTGCACAATGTGATTGGCCTGCGTATTTCCGGTTTGTTGTGGGCTCAGCCCTACCCAATCGAATTGATGTTGCGCACTGAAGTGGATCTTGAAACCGGCAAGGTGCTGTTGTTGCCGCTCTCAGGTTTCTGA
- a CDS encoding Hcp family type VI secretion system effector: MSKVDMFLALDGSRQGAIQGESQVSGHVGEIEIAGWSWGMSQQVHSSSQLASKASVRTLSVQKAIDSSTTAIMSALKSAELLSKVVLTCRDPGGLATIDYLRITLRKARICDYEITGSASDGRQVGESFSIAFKEIEVVYTPKSAANLKAGACTYIDVYE; the protein is encoded by the coding sequence ATGTCGAAAGTCGATATGTTCCTGGCCCTGGATGGTTCCCGCCAAGGGGCCATCCAAGGGGAAAGCCAGGTCAGTGGTCATGTGGGTGAAATAGAAATCGCCGGTTGGTCTTGGGGCATGTCCCAGCAAGTCCATTCATCATCGCAACTAGCATCCAAAGCCTCGGTGCGTACTTTGAGCGTGCAAAAGGCGATCGACAGTTCGACCACCGCAATCATGAGTGCCTTGAAATCTGCGGAACTGCTGAGCAAAGTGGTACTCACTTGTCGCGACCCTGGTGGCCTTGCAACCATTGATTACCTGCGTATTACTTTGCGCAAGGCGCGTATTTGCGATTATGAAATCACAGGCAGTGCAAGCGATGGTCGGCAGGTCGGGGAGTCATTCTCGATTGCATTCAAGGAAATCGAAGTGGTGTATACCCCCAAGTCGGCAGCCAATTTAAAGGCAGGTGCCTGCACTTACATTGACGTGTATGAGTAA